The following coding sequences lie in one Phycicoccus duodecadis genomic window:
- the murJ gene encoding murein biosynthesis integral membrane protein MurJ codes for MTRRRLASGVAGAAGLIALVTMVSRVAGFARILVFADSVRARGVGEIYQSVNALPNVLFEVAAGGVLAAVAVPLIAHRLGAGQREHADRLASVLLTWALVVLVPLGLLLALAAPVLAGWLVDDFDPRAQALGTTLLRIFAVQVPLYGVGIILAGLLQAHRRFLAAALAPLVSSVVVLGSYLWYGSLTGGAVSPSSVGDRAVAVLGWGTTLGVVVLSLPLLVPALATGWRWRPGLRLDPDDARRIGALAGAGVLALGAQQAAVLATVWLANHSGTRGSFTVYQYVQAVYLLPYAVLAVPVATSAFPALAARTGAGEDVTGTLARSLRAVLVLCGVAAGVLIAAAPTVGAFFRALDANKGPDGSSPDALAALAPALTAYAPGVVGFGLTALLTRALYVRGRPLDAAFAVSLGWAVAAVLPLVLVGPDRGALTTLRWLGLSSTLGMTLSAALLVLLVRRAWGPEVTRGMARTLGAVVVAVALAVLVGDLVTRGRSYDGLADAALWGVATGALALVTGLLTVFYGDRTMMGQMRDGGRSRRRGGEGG; via the coding sequence ATGACCCGCCGCCGCCTGGCCTCCGGTGTCGCCGGGGCCGCCGGACTCATCGCCCTCGTCACGATGGTGTCGCGGGTGGCCGGGTTCGCCCGCATCCTCGTCTTCGCCGACTCGGTGCGCGCCCGGGGTGTGGGCGAGATCTACCAGAGCGTCAACGCCCTGCCCAACGTGCTGTTCGAGGTGGCCGCCGGCGGGGTGCTCGCCGCCGTCGCCGTGCCGCTCATCGCGCACCGGCTGGGGGCCGGGCAGCGTGAGCACGCCGACCGCCTGGCCTCGGTGCTGCTCACCTGGGCCCTGGTGGTGCTGGTGCCGCTGGGGCTGCTGCTCGCGCTCGCGGCCCCGGTCCTGGCCGGGTGGCTGGTCGACGACTTCGACCCGCGCGCCCAGGCCCTCGGCACCACGCTGCTGCGCATCTTCGCGGTGCAGGTGCCGCTGTACGGCGTGGGCATCATCCTGGCCGGCCTGCTCCAGGCCCACCGCCGCTTCCTGGCCGCCGCCCTGGCCCCGCTGGTCTCGTCGGTCGTGGTCCTCGGCTCCTACCTCTGGTACGGCTCCCTGACCGGGGGCGCGGTGTCACCGTCGTCGGTCGGCGACCGGGCCGTCGCCGTCCTGGGCTGGGGCACCACCCTCGGCGTCGTCGTGCTGTCGCTGCCCCTGCTGGTCCCCGCCCTGGCCACCGGCTGGCGGTGGCGGCCGGGCCTGCGCCTCGACCCCGACGACGCCCGGCGCATCGGTGCGCTGGCCGGCGCCGGGGTGCTCGCGCTCGGCGCCCAGCAGGCGGCCGTCCTGGCCACCGTCTGGCTGGCGAACCACTCGGGCACCCGCGGGTCGTTCACCGTCTACCAGTACGTGCAGGCCGTGTACCTGCTGCCCTACGCGGTCCTCGCGGTACCGGTGGCGACCAGCGCGTTCCCGGCGCTCGCGGCCCGCACCGGGGCGGGCGAGGACGTCACCGGCACCCTGGCCCGGTCGCTGCGCGCCGTCCTCGTACTGTGCGGGGTCGCGGCCGGGGTGCTCATCGCGGCCGCCCCCACGGTCGGCGCGTTCTTCCGCGCCCTCGACGCCAACAAGGGGCCCGACGGCTCCAGCCCGGACGCCCTGGCCGCGCTGGCGCCGGCCCTCACCGCCTACGCGCCCGGCGTCGTCGGCTTCGGGCTGACGGCGCTGCTGACCCGGGCGCTGTACGTGCGCGGCCGCCCGCTGGACGCCGCGTTCGCCGTCTCCCTCGGCTGGGCGGTGGCCGCGGTCCTGCCGCTGGTGCTCGTCGGGCCCGACCGCGGCGCCCTGACCACGCTGCGGTGGCTCGGTCTCTCGTCGACCCTCGGGATGACCCTGTCGGCCGCCCTGCTGGTGCTGCTGGTCCGCCGCGCCTGGGGCCCGGAGGTCACGCGAGGGATGGCCCGCACGCTCGGCGCCGTCGTGGTGGCCGTGGCGCTGGCCGTGCTGGTCGGCGACCTCGTCACCCGCGGGCGCAGCTACGACGGTCTGGCCGACGCCGCCCTCTGGGGGGTGGCCACCGGGGCGCTCGCCCTCGTCACGGGGCTCTTGACCGTCTTCTACGGTGACCGGACGATGATGGGCCAGATGCGCGACGGCGGCCGCTCGCGGCGTCGGGGAGGGGAGGGCGGGTGA
- a CDS encoding NUDIX domain-containing protein, translating into MPDPGEDLLRDRLERRPVLESTLSFEGRVWDVRSERVDLGEAGVVTRDFVDHTGAVAVLALDDDDRAVVIQQYRHPVGAFDWEIPAGLLDVDGEPPQVTAARELHEEADLTAGSWATLVDHWSSPGGSSESLRIFLARDLADVPHADRFERHGEELGMPQRRVPLEALVEGVLDGRLHSPTLVIAVLAAHACRARGWRGLRPADAPWPERSPGRTRS; encoded by the coding sequence GTGCCTGACCCGGGGGAGGACCTGCTGCGCGACCGGCTCGAGCGCCGCCCGGTGCTGGAGTCGACCCTCTCGTTCGAGGGGCGGGTCTGGGACGTGCGCAGCGAGCGCGTCGACCTCGGCGAGGCCGGCGTCGTCACCCGCGACTTCGTCGACCACACCGGCGCCGTGGCCGTGCTGGCCCTCGACGACGACGACCGCGCCGTCGTCATCCAGCAGTACCGCCACCCCGTCGGCGCGTTCGACTGGGAGATCCCGGCCGGGCTGCTCGACGTCGACGGCGAGCCCCCGCAGGTGACCGCGGCCCGCGAGCTGCACGAGGAGGCGGACCTGACCGCCGGCTCCTGGGCGACCCTGGTCGACCACTGGTCCTCGCCGGGCGGCTCCAGCGAGAGTCTGCGCATCTTCCTGGCGCGCGACCTGGCCGACGTGCCCCACGCCGACCGCTTCGAGCGCCACGGCGAGGAGCTGGGGATGCCGCAGCGCCGCGTCCCGCTCGAGGCGCTGGTCGAGGGGGTCCTCGACGGGCGGCTGCACAGCCCCACCCTGGTCATCGCCGTGCTGGCCGCGCACGCGTGCCGAGCCCGCGGCTGGCGGGGCCTGCGGCCGGCGGACGCCCCGTGGCCGGAGCGCAGCCCGGGGCGCACCCGCTCCTGA
- the recN gene encoding DNA repair protein RecN produces MIEEIRIRDLGVIDEAVLPLHAGLTVLSGETGAGKTMVVTGLGLLLGGRGDSGLVRSGAARTVVEGVIALPDGHPALLRAADAGADVSDGLVLVRSVAADGRSRAHVGGRAAPVGVLAELAEHLVAVHGQADQWRLRRTDEHREVLDAYGGGAVAEPLASYRALHAELTAAENELAALRAAAAERAREAETLRIGLERIEALDPQPGEDDALRAESERLGHAEELRAAAGGAHDALAGADDATDAAPGVLEALADASSRIATAAHNDPALAALGTRVDELRYLAADVAADLGSYLADADVDPARLDQVEQRRAALTDLTRLYGPGVDDVLAWGREAAARVTELEGTGDRIGDLEAAAVALTAARADAAAALTAARAAAADALGARITTELGHLAMGSATVTVAVEDAGRFGPDGTDVVEVRLAAGPGTTPRSVTKAASGGELSRVMLAIEVATAQETASVPTFVFDEVDAGVGGRAALDVGARLAELARHAQVVVVTHLAQVAAHADRHLVVEKSDDGQVTRSMVHEVSGEDRVTELARMLGGSGTDAALDHARDLMARARG; encoded by the coding sequence GTGATCGAGGAGATCCGCATCCGCGACCTCGGGGTCATCGACGAGGCCGTCCTGCCGCTGCACGCGGGGCTCACGGTGCTGTCCGGCGAGACCGGCGCCGGCAAGACCATGGTCGTGACCGGTCTCGGGCTCCTGCTCGGCGGCCGCGGCGACTCCGGCCTGGTCCGCTCCGGCGCGGCGCGCACCGTCGTCGAGGGCGTCATCGCCCTGCCCGACGGCCATCCGGCCCTGCTCCGCGCGGCCGACGCCGGCGCCGACGTCAGCGACGGGCTCGTCCTGGTGCGCTCGGTGGCGGCCGACGGACGGTCGCGGGCCCACGTGGGCGGGCGGGCGGCGCCGGTCGGGGTGCTGGCCGAGCTCGCCGAGCATCTCGTGGCCGTGCACGGGCAGGCCGACCAGTGGCGGCTGCGGCGCACCGACGAGCATCGCGAGGTCCTCGACGCCTACGGCGGCGGCGCGGTGGCCGAGCCGCTGGCGTCCTACCGGGCCCTGCACGCCGAGCTCACCGCGGCCGAGAACGAGCTCGCGGCGCTGCGGGCCGCGGCCGCCGAGCGAGCCCGCGAGGCCGAGACCCTGCGCATCGGGCTCGAGCGCATCGAGGCCCTCGACCCCCAGCCCGGTGAGGACGACGCCCTGCGCGCCGAGTCCGAGCGGCTCGGCCACGCCGAGGAGCTGCGGGCGGCGGCCGGGGGAGCGCACGATGCCCTCGCGGGGGCCGACGACGCCACCGACGCGGCCCCCGGCGTCCTGGAGGCCCTGGCCGACGCCTCGAGCCGCATCGCCACCGCCGCCCACAACGACCCCGCCCTGGCGGCACTCGGCACCCGCGTCGACGAGCTGCGCTACCTCGCCGCCGACGTCGCCGCCGACCTCGGCTCCTACCTGGCCGATGCCGACGTCGACCCCGCCCGCCTCGACCAGGTCGAGCAGCGGCGCGCAGCGCTCACCGACCTGACCCGCCTCTACGGGCCGGGTGTCGACGACGTCCTGGCCTGGGGGCGCGAGGCGGCCGCCCGCGTCACCGAGCTCGAGGGCACCGGGGACCGGATCGGTGACCTCGAGGCAGCCGCGGTCGCCCTCACCGCGGCGCGGGCCGACGCCGCCGCGGCGCTCACGGCCGCCCGAGCCGCCGCTGCCGACGCGCTCGGCGCTCGCATCACCACCGAGCTCGGCCATCTCGCGATGGGCTCGGCCACGGTCACCGTGGCGGTCGAGGACGCCGGCCGCTTCGGGCCCGACGGCACCGACGTCGTCGAGGTGCGCCTGGCCGCCGGCCCCGGCACCACCCCGCGCTCGGTCACCAAGGCCGCCTCGGGTGGTGAGCTCTCGCGGGTCATGCTGGCGATCGAGGTCGCCACCGCCCAGGAGACCGCATCGGTCCCCACCTTCGTCTTCGACGAGGTCGACGCCGGGGTGGGCGGGCGCGCCGCGCTCGACGTCGGTGCCCGGCTGGCCGAGCTCGCCCGCCACGCGCAGGTCGTGGTCGTCACGCACCTGGCGCAGGTCGCCGCGCACGCCGACCGGCACCTCGTGGTCGAGAAGTCCGACGACGGCCAGGTCACCCGCAGCATGGTCCACGAGGTCAGCGGCGAGGACCGCGTCACCGAGCTGGCGCGGATGCTCGGCGGCTCCGGCACCGACGCCGCGCTCGACCACGCCCGTGACCTGATGGCGCGTGCCCGCGGCTGA
- the steA gene encoding putative cytokinetic ring protein SteA gives MSIRLLSRRDRDPSEGSSGPARVDRRTKNLTKRLRPGDVAVIDHLDIDRVSAEALVACRPAFVVNAAPSISGRYPNLGPEIIVSAGVPLVDRAGPEVMALKDGAPLRIEGGLLLHGDRPVGGGSLLDPDAVQEAMTLARAGLSAEIEAFAENTMDYLRKERELLFDGVGVPDIRTELDGRHALIVVRGYHYKEDLDTLRSYIREYKPILIGVDGGADALIEARHSPDLIVGDMDSVSDRALRSGAEIVVHAYRDGRAPGLERVRELGVEPVVFPATGTSEDVAMLLADDKGASLIVAVGTHVTLVEFLDKGRQGMASTFLTRLRVGGKLVDAKGVSRLYRNRISSFSVVLMLLVAVLALGAALWSTDGGRAMLEVLAARVDDVWAAVQGVLP, from the coding sequence ATGTCCATCCGCCTGCTCTCCCGTCGTGACCGGGACCCCTCCGAGGGATCCTCGGGTCCCGCCCGCGTCGACCGCAGGACCAAGAACCTGACCAAGCGGCTGCGTCCCGGCGACGTCGCGGTCATCGACCACCTCGACATCGACCGGGTCAGCGCCGAGGCGCTCGTGGCGTGCCGCCCGGCCTTCGTGGTCAACGCCGCCCCCTCGATCTCCGGGCGATACCCCAACCTCGGCCCGGAGATCATCGTCTCCGCCGGGGTGCCGCTGGTCGACCGCGCCGGGCCCGAGGTGATGGCGCTCAAGGACGGCGCGCCGCTGCGCATCGAGGGTGGCCTGCTGCTGCACGGCGACCGGCCCGTCGGCGGCGGCAGCCTGCTCGACCCCGACGCGGTGCAGGAGGCGATGACCCTCGCGCGCGCGGGGCTGTCGGCCGAGATCGAGGCCTTCGCCGAGAACACGATGGACTACCTGCGCAAGGAGCGCGAGCTGCTGTTCGACGGGGTCGGCGTCCCCGACATCCGCACCGAGCTCGACGGTCGGCACGCGCTCATCGTCGTGCGCGGCTACCACTACAAAGAGGACCTCGACACCCTCCGCAGCTACATCCGCGAGTACAAGCCGATCCTCATCGGGGTCGACGGCGGCGCCGACGCCCTCATCGAGGCCCGTCACTCGCCCGACCTCATCGTCGGCGACATGGACTCGGTCAGCGACCGTGCCCTGCGCAGCGGCGCCGAGATCGTCGTGCACGCCTACCGCGACGGCCGTGCGCCGGGGCTCGAGCGGGTGCGAGAGCTCGGCGTCGAGCCCGTCGTCTTCCCGGCCACGGGTACCAGCGAGGACGTCGCGATGCTCCTGGCCGACGACAAGGGTGCCTCGCTCATCGTGGCCGTGGGCACCCACGTGACGCTGGTCGAGTTCCTCGACAAGGGGCGGCAGGGGATGGCCAGCACCTTCCTCACCCGCCTCCGGGTGGGTGGCAAGCTCGTCGACGCCAAGGGCGTGAGCCGCCTCTACCGCAACCGCATCTCCTCGTTCAGCGTCGTGCTGATGCTCCTCGTGGCCGTGCTGGCCCTCGGGGCCGCGCTGTGGTCCACCGACGGTGGCCGCGCGATGCTCGAGGTCCTCGCCGCCCGGGTCGACGACGTCTGGGCGGCCGTCCAAGGAGTCCTGCCGTGA
- a CDS encoding CTP synthase, with product MLQTTKQIFVTGGVASSLGKGLTASSLGHLLRARGLRVTMQKLDPYLNVDPGTMNPFQHGEVFVTDDGAETDLDIGHYERFLDVNLKGSANVTTGQVYNRVITKERRGEYLGDTVQVIPHITNELKERMRAQAAGSPGVSDAEAPDIIITEIGGTVGDIESLPFLEAARQVRHDLGRDNVFFLHVSLVPYLAPSGELKTKPTQHSVAALRQVGIQPDALVLRADREIPESIKRKISLMCDVDTEAVAAAVDAPSIYDIPKVLHREGLDAYVIRRLGLTFRDVDWTDWDTLLQRVHQPEHEVEVALVGKYVDLPDAYLSVTEALRAGGFHHDARVRIRWVPSDSCETEAGAQKALGGVDAVLVPGGFGVRGIEGKVGALRWARERQVPTLGICLGLQCMVIEYARAVAGIEGASSTEFDPDTPAPVIATMEEQKAFVEGAGDLGGTMRLGSQRAALREGSVVAGAYGATFADERHRHRYEVNESYREALEDAGLVISGTHPQLGLVEFVELPREVHPYYVSTQAHPEFKSRPTRAHPLFAGLVGAAIEQQRAARLVEVERPRVVEPADARA from the coding sequence GTGCTCCAGACGACGAAACAGATCTTCGTGACCGGAGGCGTCGCCTCCTCGCTCGGCAAGGGGCTCACCGCCTCGAGCCTGGGGCACCTGCTCCGGGCCCGCGGGCTGCGGGTGACGATGCAGAAGCTCGACCCCTACCTCAACGTCGACCCCGGGACGATGAACCCGTTCCAGCACGGTGAGGTGTTCGTCACCGACGACGGGGCCGAGACCGACCTCGACATCGGCCACTACGAGCGCTTCCTCGACGTGAACCTCAAGGGCAGCGCCAACGTGACGACCGGCCAGGTCTACAACCGGGTCATCACCAAGGAGCGCCGCGGCGAGTACCTCGGCGACACCGTGCAGGTCATCCCGCACATCACGAACGAGCTCAAGGAGCGGATGCGGGCCCAGGCGGCCGGCTCGCCCGGGGTCTCGGACGCCGAGGCACCCGACATCATCATCACCGAGATCGGCGGCACCGTCGGTGACATCGAGTCGCTGCCGTTCCTCGAGGCCGCCCGCCAGGTGCGCCACGACCTGGGCCGCGACAACGTGTTCTTCCTGCACGTCTCGCTCGTGCCCTACCTCGCGCCCAGCGGCGAGCTGAAGACCAAGCCGACCCAGCACTCGGTCGCGGCGCTGCGCCAGGTCGGTATCCAGCCCGACGCCCTCGTGCTGCGGGCCGACCGCGAGATCCCCGAGTCGATCAAGCGCAAGATCAGCCTGATGTGCGACGTCGACACCGAGGCCGTCGCGGCCGCCGTCGACGCCCCGAGCATCTACGACATCCCGAAGGTCCTGCACCGCGAAGGTCTGGACGCCTACGTCATCCGCCGCCTCGGGCTCACCTTCCGCGACGTCGACTGGACCGACTGGGACACCCTCCTGCAACGCGTGCACCAGCCGGAGCACGAGGTCGAGGTGGCGCTGGTCGGCAAGTACGTCGACCTGCCCGACGCCTACCTGTCGGTCACCGAGGCGCTGCGGGCCGGCGGCTTCCACCACGACGCCAGGGTCCGCATCCGCTGGGTGCCCTCGGACTCGTGCGAGACCGAGGCCGGCGCCCAGAAGGCCCTCGGCGGGGTGGATGCCGTGCTGGTGCCCGGCGGCTTCGGCGTACGCGGCATCGAGGGCAAGGTCGGCGCGCTGCGGTGGGCCCGCGAGCGCCAGGTCCCGACCCTCGGCATCTGCCTCGGCCTGCAGTGCATGGTCATCGAGTACGCCCGCGCCGTCGCCGGCATCGAGGGCGCGAGCTCGACCGAGTTCGACCCCGACACCCCGGCGCCGGTGATCGCGACCATGGAGGAGCAGAAGGCCTTCGTCGAGGGCGCGGGCGACCTCGGCGGCACCATGCGGCTGGGGTCCCAGCGCGCCGCGCTGCGCGAGGGCTCGGTCGTGGCCGGCGCCTACGGAGCCACCTTCGCCGACGAGCGCCACCGCCACCGCTACGAGGTCAACGAGTCCTACCGCGAGGCCCTCGAGGACGCCGGGCTCGTCATCAGCGGGACCCACCCCCAGCTGGGCCTGGTCGAGTTCGTGGAGCTGCCGCGCGAGGTGCACCCGTACTACGTGTCGACCCAGGCGCACCCCGAGTTCAAGTCGCGCCCGACCCGCGCGCACCCGCTGTTCGCGGGCCTGGTCGGTGCGGCCATCGAGCAGCAGCGGGCCGCCCGGCTCGTCGAGGTCGAGCGGCCGCGGGTCGTCGAGCCCGCCGACGCGCGTGCCTGA
- a CDS encoding glycosyltransferase family 4 protein, which produces MKVLLVLGTSAGGVGRHVQGLARLLAGAGHLVMVAAPAAVAETFALGEHATVSPVEVTDRPHPRRDARAIRDLVPLVAGADVVHAHGLRAGAVAVLAAARSRTPVVTTLHNAAPTGLLTGAVYAGLERVVARGSRVVLGVSADLVQRMEALGAAHTALAVVPAPPRRLPSGDRYTVHGELGLDARTCLGVVLARLAPQKGLDLLLDAHRDLRDLDLVTVVAGDGPLRARLQARIDAERLPVRLLGVRDDVPDLLAAADVVVSSAVWEGQPVGLQEALHAGAAIVATDVGGTHAVVGDAAILVPGGDPVSLSRGIRDVVTHGGVRDDLRSKAVERAGELPSEADALAAAETAYALARTGS; this is translated from the coding sequence GTGAAGGTGCTGCTCGTGCTCGGGACCAGCGCCGGCGGGGTGGGCCGCCACGTCCAAGGCCTCGCACGGCTGCTGGCCGGGGCGGGGCACCTGGTGATGGTGGCCGCCCCGGCCGCCGTCGCCGAGACGTTCGCGCTGGGCGAGCACGCGACCGTCTCGCCCGTCGAGGTCACCGACCGGCCGCACCCCCGTCGCGACGCGCGCGCGATACGCGACCTGGTGCCGCTGGTGGCCGGGGCCGACGTCGTGCACGCCCACGGCCTGCGCGCGGGGGCCGTCGCGGTCCTGGCCGCCGCCCGCTCGCGCACCCCGGTCGTCACCACCCTGCACAACGCCGCCCCCACCGGGCTGCTCACCGGCGCGGTCTACGCCGGGCTCGAGCGGGTGGTGGCCCGCGGCTCGCGCGTGGTGCTGGGCGTCTCGGCCGACCTGGTGCAGCGGATGGAGGCCCTCGGCGCCGCCCACACCGCGTTGGCCGTGGTCCCGGCGCCGCCCCGCCGGCTGCCGTCGGGCGACCGCTACACGGTGCACGGTGAGCTCGGCCTCGACGCGCGGACCTGCCTCGGCGTCGTCCTGGCCCGCCTGGCGCCGCAGAAGGGCCTGGACCTCCTCCTCGACGCCCACCGGGACCTGCGCGACCTCGACCTGGTCACGGTGGTCGCCGGCGACGGCCCGCTGCGGGCGCGGCTCCAGGCCCGCATCGACGCCGAGCGGCTGCCGGTGCGCCTGCTCGGAGTCCGCGACGACGTGCCCGACCTGCTGGCCGCCGCCGACGTGGTCGTCTCGAGCGCGGTGTGGGAGGGCCAGCCCGTGGGGCTCCAGGAGGCCCTGCACGCCGGCGCCGCCATCGTGGCGACCGATGTCGGGGGCACCCACGCGGTCGTCGGCGACGCCGCCATCCTCGTCCCGGGCGGCGACCCGGTGTCGCTCTCGCGCGGCATCCGCGACGTCGTCACCCACGGGGGAGTGCGCGACGACCTGAGGTCCAAGGCGGTCGAACGGGCGGGCGAGCTGCCGTCCGAGGCCGACGCCCTGGCCGCCGCCGAGACCGCCTACGCCCTCGCCCGCACGGGTTCCTGA
- a CDS encoding copper transporter: MIDFRYHIVSIVSIFLALAVGIVLGAGPLQGEIGSTLQNEIAGLRDDKAQLNTERDALQAKVEQRDAYLAAVSSRVLAGTLTERTVALVVLPGADAAASEAVTEAVDAAGGRIASTTSVSADWVSTNQKVAGTRDRLVQQAAKDAAVDPGSAAALTPRDVLLATLLTRTAPAGDSGPDDETARAALQTLADGGLLSIDAPAFTRAELVVVLSGAVTDGSEQVRTGTAQRWVGLAAALDARSRGVVVAADIESEPTGTSVLTTLREDSAVSKAVSGVDDVASPTGVASVVFGLAEQNGGSAGQYGLGPRADAAYAPVPGT, encoded by the coding sequence GTGATCGACTTCCGCTACCACATCGTCTCGATCGTCTCGATCTTCCTCGCGCTCGCCGTGGGTATCGTCCTGGGCGCGGGGCCCCTGCAGGGTGAGATCGGCTCGACCCTCCAGAACGAGATCGCGGGGCTGCGTGACGACAAGGCCCAGCTCAACACCGAGCGCGACGCGCTCCAGGCGAAGGTCGAGCAGCGCGACGCCTACCTGGCGGCGGTCTCGTCCCGCGTCCTCGCCGGGACGCTCACCGAGCGCACCGTCGCCCTCGTGGTGCTCCCGGGCGCCGACGCCGCCGCGAGCGAGGCCGTCACCGAGGCCGTCGACGCCGCCGGCGGCCGCATCGCGTCGACCACGTCGGTCAGCGCCGACTGGGTGTCGACCAACCAGAAGGTCGCCGGCACCCGCGACCGCCTGGTGCAGCAGGCGGCGAAGGACGCCGCCGTCGACCCCGGGTCGGCGGCAGCGCTCACTCCCCGTGACGTGCTGCTCGCCACCTTGCTCACCCGCACCGCCCCGGCGGGTGACAGCGGCCCCGACGACGAGACCGCCCGCGCCGCCCTGCAGACACTGGCGGACGGCGGGCTGCTCTCCATCGACGCTCCCGCGTTCACCCGCGCCGAGCTCGTGGTCGTCCTGTCGGGGGCGGTCACCGACGGCTCCGAACAGGTACGCACCGGGACCGCGCAGCGCTGGGTGGGTCTGGCCGCGGCCCTCGATGCGCGCTCGCGCGGTGTCGTCGTCGCCGCCGACATCGAGTCCGAACCCACCGGCACCTCGGTGCTGACCACCCTGCGCGAGGACTCCGCCGTCTCCAAGGCAGTGTCGGGCGTCGACGACGTGGCGAGCCCCACCGGCGTCGCGAGCGTCGTCTTCGGCCTCGCCGAGCAGAACGGCGGCAGCGCCGGGCAGTACGGGCTCGGCCCGCGCGCCGACGCCGCCTACGCGCCGGTCCCGGGGACGTGA
- a CDS encoding YchJ family protein encodes MAETFGNGRGSQAWLKVSGSEDTLDPTGPCPCGGVPPGASFAQCCGPVIEGERRAETAERLMRSRYTAYALADGMHLFVTWHPRTRPESVDPEPWVRWAGLEVLDVVGGAAGDDSGVVEFRATWLAGEGRTRQRGEVQERSRFERRAGRWFYVGPEPGSPG; translated from the coding sequence GTGGCCGAGACCTTCGGGAACGGCAGGGGGTCGCAGGCCTGGCTCAAGGTGTCCGGCAGCGAGGACACCCTCGACCCCACCGGCCCCTGCCCCTGCGGCGGCGTGCCCCCGGGCGCGTCCTTCGCCCAGTGCTGCGGCCCGGTCATCGAGGGCGAGCGCCGGGCCGAGACCGCCGAGCGCCTGATGCGCTCGCGCTACACCGCGTACGCCCTGGCCGACGGGATGCACCTGTTCGTCACGTGGCATCCGCGGACCCGCCCCGAGAGCGTCGACCCCGAGCCGTGGGTGCGGTGGGCCGGGCTCGAGGTCCTCGACGTGGTCGGCGGTGCGGCCGGCGACGACAGCGGCGTCGTGGAGTTCCGGGCCACCTGGCTCGCGGGGGAGGGCCGGACCCGCCAGCGGGGTGAGGTGCAGGAGCGCAGCCGCTTCGAGCGCCGCGCCGGCCGGTGGTTCTACGTGGGTCCGGAGCCCGGCTCGCCCGGGTGA